In one window of Opitutus sp. GAS368 DNA:
- a CDS encoding MarR family transcriptional regulator produces MGTRHRGTIEEINALNAFIKLQRAGESVSARVHAVLPEGLTVTQFGVLEALHHIGPLCQSELAEKLLKSGGNLTLVVDNLEKAGYVGRERDPADRRFVVVKLTTKGEAFIAALFPKVVANVTREMSALSGTELSDLGRLCKKIGLRG; encoded by the coding sequence ATGGGAACGAGGCATCGCGGCACAATCGAAGAGATCAATGCGCTCAATGCATTCATCAAACTGCAGCGTGCCGGTGAGTCCGTTTCCGCCCGAGTGCACGCCGTTCTGCCCGAAGGATTGACCGTCACCCAGTTCGGCGTGCTCGAGGCGCTCCATCACATCGGACCGCTCTGCCAGAGCGAGCTCGCCGAGAAACTACTCAAGAGCGGCGGCAATCTCACTCTGGTGGTGGATAACCTGGAGAAGGCCGGCTATGTCGGCCGCGAGCGCGATCCGGCCGACCGCCGGTTCGTCGTGGTGAAGCTCACGACTAAGGGCGAGGCCTTCATCGCCGCGCTCTTCCCCAAGGTCGTCGCCAACGTGACCCGCGAGATGAGCGCCCTTTCCGGCACTGAACTCTCCGACCTCGGCCGACTCTGCAAAAAGATCGGTCTCCGCGGCTGA
- a CDS encoding ring-cleaving dioxygenase, with amino-acid sequence MNAQVTGLHHITAIASDPRQNLDFYTRALGLRFVKKSVNQDDPGTYHLYYGDYAASPGTILTFFPWAGLRRGRPGTGQAYATAFSVPAGSLPFWQERFEKLGVKYQAVEKRFADEVLPLTDPDGLRLELVATSEADARPATPAKDVPAEFAIRGFHGSTLALADAAATEQVLTGSMGYKLAGQSGHRARYSAGRGGPGTYVDLLTDPALPRGLNGAGTIHHVAFRVPDSATEVAARDILLKDGLHVSPVIDRAYFKSIYYREPAGVLFEIATDGPGFAIDEPLDQLGTTLGLPPHLEPHRAEIEAALPKLN; translated from the coding sequence ATGAACGCACAAGTTACCGGACTCCATCACATCACCGCCATCGCGTCTGACCCGCGTCAGAATCTCGATTTCTACACCCGCGCCCTCGGGCTGCGCTTCGTGAAGAAGTCCGTGAACCAAGACGACCCGGGCACCTACCATCTCTACTACGGAGACTACGCCGCCTCGCCCGGCACCATCCTGACCTTCTTCCCTTGGGCCGGGCTGCGCCGCGGTCGTCCGGGCACCGGTCAGGCCTACGCCACGGCTTTCTCCGTGCCGGCCGGCTCCCTGCCCTTCTGGCAGGAACGCTTCGAGAAGCTCGGCGTGAAATATCAAGCCGTCGAAAAGCGTTTCGCCGACGAAGTGCTGCCGCTCACTGATCCCGACGGCCTGCGCCTTGAACTGGTCGCCACCAGCGAAGCGGACGCGCGCCCCGCGACTCCCGCGAAGGATGTCCCCGCCGAGTTCGCCATCCGCGGTTTCCACGGCTCGACGCTGGCACTCGCTGACGCCGCCGCCACCGAACAAGTGCTCACCGGCAGCATGGGCTACAAGCTCGCCGGCCAATCGGGACATCGCGCCCGCTACTCCGCCGGCCGCGGCGGCCCCGGCACCTATGTGGACCTGCTAACGGATCCCGCCCTGCCCCGCGGTCTGAACGGCGCCGGCACGATTCACCACGTCGCGTTCCGTGTGCCGGATTCCGCCACCGAGGTCGCAGCGCGCGACATCCTGCTCAAGGACGGGCTGCATGTCAGCCCGGTCATCGATCGCGCCTACTTCAAGTCCATCTACTATCGTGAGCCGGCCGGCGTGCTCTTCGAGATCGCCACCGACGGCCCGGGCTTCGCCATCGACGAACCGCTCGACCAGCTCGGCACGACCCTTGGCCTGCCCCCGCACCTTGAACCGCATCGCGCCGAGATCGAGGCCGCGCTGCCCAAACTCAACTAA
- the rpiB gene encoding ribose 5-phosphate isomerase B, protein MKKFTIAIGSDHAGFAYKEKIKAQLLAEGHTVKDCGTNSDAPCDYPDFIRPVAEAVARGDVERGIVLGGSGNGEAIVANRVKGVRCGLCWNEQVAIWNRSHNDGNCLSIGQRTVSEEEALKIVKVWLSTAFEGGRHLARIQKIDQA, encoded by the coding sequence ATGAAAAAATTCACCATTGCCATCGGCTCCGATCACGCCGGCTTTGCTTACAAGGAGAAGATCAAGGCCCAGCTGCTCGCCGAGGGGCATACCGTGAAGGACTGCGGCACCAACTCGGATGCGCCGTGCGATTACCCGGACTTCATCCGGCCGGTCGCCGAGGCGGTCGCCCGGGGTGACGTCGAGCGCGGCATTGTGCTGGGCGGCTCGGGCAACGGCGAGGCCATCGTCGCGAACCGCGTGAAGGGCGTGCGCTGCGGCCTCTGTTGGAACGAACAGGTCGCGATCTGGAATCGCTCGCACAACGACGGTAACTGTCTTTCGATCGGTCAGCGCACGGTCAGCGAAGAAGAAGCGCTGAAGATCGTCAAAGTCTGGCTTTCAACCGCTTTTGAAGGCGGCCGGCATCTCGCCCGGATTCAGAAAATCGATCAGGCTTGA
- the lpdA gene encoding dihydrolipoyl dehydrogenase translates to MDSYDVVIIGAGPGGYVCAFRAAQLGLKVALIEKRATLGGTCLNVGCIPSKALLHSSEHVAFAKIHAAAHGIKLGSVEIDLPTMLKRKDEVVAKNTGGLTLLAKARKVTVLTGEAAFTSATTVAVKGEKGVTEVTAKNIVIATGSAPVELPFMKFDGKIVVSSDHAIAFPEVPKKLIVVGGGVIGVELGSVWSRLGADVTVVEFLPKIIATYDDDIVRNFTRLMQKQGLKIEVGAKVTGFAKGVLTAERGTEKLSFPADKVLVAVGRRPYTDSLGLDKAGVELDEKKRVKVDTHLRTTAKNIWAIGDVVAGPMLAHKAEEDGAAVAEWIAGKAGHVNWDLVPAIVYTHPEVASVGLGEDAAKAQGIAVNIGKFNFAANGRAIAADATDGYVKIIADAKTDKILGAQILGANAGELISEIVTHMEYGGSAEDLGRTIHAHPTMSEAIKEAGLAVSKSAIHGM, encoded by the coding sequence ATGGACTCCTACGATGTCGTCATCATCGGCGCCGGCCCCGGCGGTTACGTGTGCGCCTTCCGCGCCGCTCAGCTCGGCCTCAAGGTCGCGCTCATCGAGAAACGCGCCACCCTCGGCGGCACCTGCCTCAACGTCGGCTGCATCCCGAGCAAGGCCCTGCTCCACTCCTCGGAACACGTCGCCTTCGCCAAGATCCACGCCGCCGCCCATGGCATCAAGCTCGGCTCGGTCGAGATCGACCTCCCGACGATGCTGAAGCGCAAGGACGAGGTTGTCGCCAAGAACACCGGTGGTCTGACCCTGCTGGCCAAGGCCCGCAAGGTCACCGTTCTCACCGGCGAAGCCGCTTTCACCTCCGCCACCACCGTCGCCGTCAAGGGCGAGAAGGGCGTGACCGAAGTGACGGCCAAGAACATCGTCATCGCCACCGGTTCCGCGCCGGTCGAGTTGCCGTTCATGAAGTTCGACGGCAAGATCGTCGTCTCGAGCGACCACGCCATCGCGTTTCCCGAGGTGCCGAAGAAGCTCATCGTGGTCGGCGGCGGCGTCATCGGCGTCGAGCTGGGCTCGGTCTGGTCGCGCCTCGGCGCCGACGTGACCGTCGTCGAGTTCCTGCCGAAGATCATCGCCACCTACGACGACGACATCGTCCGCAATTTCACGCGCCTCATGCAGAAGCAGGGCCTCAAGATCGAGGTCGGCGCCAAGGTCACCGGTTTCGCCAAGGGTGTCCTGACGGCCGAGCGCGGCACCGAGAAGCTCTCCTTCCCCGCCGACAAGGTCCTCGTGGCCGTCGGCCGCCGCCCCTACACCGATTCGCTCGGCCTCGACAAGGCCGGCGTCGAACTCGACGAGAAGAAGCGCGTCAAGGTGGACACCCATCTCCGCACCACCGCCAAGAACATCTGGGCCATCGGTGACGTCGTCGCCGGCCCGATGCTCGCGCACAAGGCCGAGGAGGACGGCGCCGCCGTCGCCGAGTGGATCGCCGGCAAGGCCGGCCATGTGAATTGGGATCTCGTTCCCGCCATCGTTTACACGCACCCCGAGGTCGCCAGCGTCGGCCTCGGCGAGGATGCGGCCAAGGCCCAGGGCATCGCGGTCAACATCGGCAAGTTCAACTTCGCCGCCAACGGCCGCGCCATCGCCGCCGATGCCACGGACGGCTACGTGAAGATCATCGCTGATGCCAAGACGGACAAGATCCTCGGCGCGCAGATCCTGGGCGCCAACGCCGGCGAGCTTATCTCGGAAATCGTCACCCACATGGAATACGGCGGCAGCGCCGAGGACCTCGGCCGCACGATCCACGCCCATCCCACGATGAGCGAGGCGATCAAGGAAGCCGGCCTCGCCGTCAGCAAAAGCGCCATCCACGGCATGTAA
- a CDS encoding HAD family hydrolase, whose product MKKLILWDIDGTIIVSHGAGVRAMEKALTKRFGVTCDLGRIDWAGRTDSWITGEVFRHVGLPDTPQNSHDYLETYLELLPQELRDGKQGQVLPGVLELLERLHHRQDLAQGLLTGNLRRGAEFKLTHYKVWHYFEFGAFADDSPRRNDLGPHALRRAKERHAVEFDPANTFIIGDTPHDIECGQVIGARTIGVATGRFSVAELAAHAPTAVFANFADTAAFLRVIDAD is encoded by the coding sequence GTGAAGAAACTCATCCTCTGGGACATTGACGGCACGATCATCGTCTCGCACGGCGCGGGCGTGCGGGCCATGGAGAAGGCGCTCACCAAGCGCTTCGGCGTGACTTGTGACCTCGGCCGGATCGACTGGGCCGGCCGCACGGACAGCTGGATCACCGGCGAGGTTTTCCGGCACGTCGGCCTGCCCGATACGCCGCAGAACTCCCACGACTACCTGGAGACCTACCTCGAGCTGCTGCCGCAGGAGCTGCGCGACGGCAAACAGGGCCAGGTGCTGCCCGGCGTGCTGGAACTGCTGGAGAGACTGCATCACCGCCAGGACCTCGCCCAGGGCCTGCTGACCGGCAACCTGCGCCGCGGCGCGGAGTTCAAGCTCACCCACTACAAAGTCTGGCACTACTTTGAGTTCGGCGCTTTCGCCGACGACAGCCCGCGGCGCAACGATCTCGGCCCGCACGCCCTGCGCCGCGCCAAGGAGCGCCATGCCGTGGAGTTCGACCCCGCCAACACCTTCATCATCGGCGATACCCCGCACGACATCGAGTGCGGTCAGGTCATCGGGGCGCGGACGATTGGCGTGGCCACCGGCCGTTTCAGCGTGGCCGAACTGGCCGCGCATGCGCCCACCGCCGTATTCGCCAATTTCGCCGACACGGCGGCGTTCCTGCGGGTGATCGACGCGGATTGA